Proteins from a single region of Phycisphaeraceae bacterium D3-23:
- a CDS encoding DUF1080 domain-containing protein, which produces MMQRLRNVLPVPVMLVAIGTLACALGRAPMHAGAQGEDPAEPVEPIEPDEPIELFDGESLDGWAGDTALFEAEDGVLRCTGEGRGILKTEQSYTGYILTLEWRWPADDNARVTTGDAGVFLHVGPGQGVNIWPQCIEVQLEHGNAGDFWLVGVALTPFDADQPQTSGRVMRDPAAQENEAGQWNTLSVLCDGGYIEVQINGEPANAGFDAARTQGPIALQSEGDAIEYRNIQLAPLE; this is translated from the coding sequence ATGATGCAGCGCCTGCGAAACGTCCTGCCGGTCCCAGTGATGCTGGTGGCGATCGGCACGCTGGCCTGTGCTCTGGGCCGGGCCCCGATGCACGCCGGCGCGCAAGGGGAAGACCCAGCCGAGCCCGTCGAACCCATCGAGCCCGATGAGCCGATCGAACTGTTCGACGGCGAGTCGCTCGACGGCTGGGCCGGCGACACCGCGCTGTTCGAAGCAGAAGACGGCGTCCTCCGCTGCACCGGCGAAGGACGCGGCATCCTCAAGACCGAGCAAAGCTACACCGGCTACATCCTCACGCTCGAGTGGCGCTGGCCCGCAGACGACAACGCCCGCGTCACGACCGGCGACGCGGGCGTCTTCCTCCACGTCGGCCCGGGCCAGGGCGTCAACATCTGGCCCCAGTGCATCGAGGTCCAGCTCGAGCACGGCAACGCCGGCGACTTCTGGCTCGTCGGCGTCGCGCTCACACCCTTCGACGCCGACCAGCCCCAGACCTCCGGCCGTGTCATGCGCGACCCCGCCGCGCAGGAAAACGAAGCCGGCCAGTGGAACACGCTCAGCGTCCTCTGTGACGGCGGCTACATCGAAGTCCAGATCAACGGCGAGCCCGCCAACGCCGGCTTCGACGCCGCACGGACCCAAGGCCCGATCGCGCTCCAGTCCGAGGGCGACGCCATCGAGTACCGCAACATCCAACTCGCGCCGCTGGAGTAG
- a CDS encoding PEP-CTERM sorting domain-containing protein, translated as MPSHRLARIATAALITALPTTAALSAELLSPGDFIIAIDTTPTPFTGQSAYPDPNEAPGMAIDGDFGTKYLNFGAANSGFIITPNFGSSIALSLALFSANDAPERDPLSYALFGTNDTINSTDNSFGNAENWTAISSGALAPPAARDTPYPVVDFANAAAYTSYRLLFPTLVDEGLANSMQIAEVQLFNGAGATGTNIFAAGGPILAIDTDGTPPPLSPPAEAAANAIDGDVNTKFLNFGQSGAGFIVTPSGGPSIVQGMVITTANDFVERDPDSYEIYGTNDPITSPADGDGSSENWTLIQAGDLDLPFDRFTDGEFVVINNGDSYTSYRVVFPGVRDGASADSFQIAEIQLFDEIPEPGSFALMAIGGLALLRRRR; from the coding sequence ATGCCCTCGCATCGTCTCGCCCGTATCGCTACCGCCGCACTGATCACCGCGCTGCCCACCACCGCCGCGTTGAGCGCCGAGCTGCTCTCGCCCGGCGACTTCATCATCGCGATCGACACCACGCCCACGCCGTTCACCGGCCAGAGCGCCTACCCCGACCCGAATGAAGCGCCCGGCATGGCGATCGACGGCGACTTCGGCACCAAGTACCTCAACTTCGGTGCCGCCAACTCCGGCTTCATCATCACACCCAACTTCGGGTCGAGCATCGCCCTGAGCCTGGCCCTGTTCTCCGCCAACGACGCGCCCGAACGCGACCCCCTGTCCTATGCACTGTTCGGCACTAACGACACCATCAACAGCACCGACAACAGCTTCGGCAACGCCGAGAACTGGACCGCGATCTCGTCGGGTGCCCTCGCGCCGCCCGCCGCACGCGACACGCCATACCCCGTTGTCGACTTCGCCAACGCTGCGGCTTACACCTCTTACCGCCTGCTCTTCCCGACGCTGGTCGATGAGGGCCTGGCGAACTCGATGCAGATTGCCGAGGTCCAGCTCTTCAACGGCGCCGGCGCAACCGGCACCAACATCTTCGCAGCCGGCGGACCGATCCTCGCCATCGATACCGACGGCACACCGCCGCCGCTCAGCCCACCCGCCGAAGCCGCAGCTAACGCGATCGACGGCGACGTCAATACTAAGTTCCTCAACTTCGGCCAGTCCGGCGCTGGATTCATCGTCACGCCCTCCGGCGGCCCGTCCATCGTCCAGGGCATGGTCATCACCACCGCCAACGACTTCGTCGAACGCGACCCCGACAGCTACGAGATCTACGGCACCAACGACCCCATCACCTCGCCCGCCGACGGCGACGGCAGCAGCGAGAACTGGACCCTTATCCAGGCCGGCGACCTCGATCTGCCCTTTGACCGCTTCACCGACGGCGAGTTTGTCGTCATCAACAACGGCGATTCCTACACCAGCTACCGCGTCGTCTTCCCCGGCGTCCGCGACGGTGCCAGCGCCGACTCGTTCCAGATCGCCGAGATCCAGCTCTTCGACGAAATCCCCGAGCCCGGCTCGTTCGCGTTGATGGCCATCGGCGGGCTCGCCCTCCTGCGGCGACGACGCTGA
- a CDS encoding arylsulfatase, which translates to MGCATTGRPAGQDVGQGVRPNIIYLMLDEWGYYEMSMLGHPHIQTPTMDRFAGEGMRFTQALAGGPVCGPTRASLMLGQHMGHTSMRINSGGTPIRADDVTVATVLHDAGYATGGFGKWGCGDVDTSGVPEAHGFDDFFGYYNQGHAHSYYPEFLIHNSERVALAGNTGDPYEGETFSHDVIWDAAMAWLDAHKDGPFFLYLPVTVPHGHWGMPTDDPAWLEFADRPWTAGQRRETDARTYAAMLLMLDRQLGELIQKLKDDGIDENTVIFLCGDNGGQDYFHDAGRYPRGFFAPNVDPQTGVEFRGQKRDLWEGGLRIPMMVRWPGTIEAGAVSDLLWYFPDVMPTLADLAGVATPESSDGLSILPTLLGEGEQRKHEFLYWEYNGQVAVRMGDWKAIKPGRAAAWELYDLAADISETTDLAGAHPDVVARAAEIASVEHEAPRQGEVYGRDDRD; encoded by the coding sequence ATGGGGTGTGCAACAACGGGGCGGCCTGCGGGGCAGGACGTTGGGCAGGGCGTGCGGCCGAACATTATCTATCTGATGTTGGATGAATGGGGGTACTACGAGATGTCGATGCTGGGGCACCCGCATATTCAGACGCCGACTATGGATCGGTTTGCGGGGGAGGGGATGCGGTTTACGCAGGCGTTGGCGGGGGGGCCGGTGTGCGGGCCGACGCGGGCGTCGTTGATGCTGGGGCAGCACATGGGGCACACGTCGATGCGGATTAACAGTGGGGGCACGCCGATCCGAGCGGATGATGTGACGGTTGCGACGGTCCTTCACGATGCGGGCTACGCGACGGGCGGGTTCGGGAAGTGGGGGTGCGGGGATGTGGATACGTCGGGCGTGCCCGAGGCGCATGGGTTTGACGATTTTTTTGGGTACTACAACCAGGGCCATGCGCACTCGTACTACCCGGAATTTTTGATCCACAACAGCGAGCGGGTGGCGCTTGCGGGGAACACCGGCGACCCGTACGAGGGCGAGACGTTTTCGCACGATGTGATCTGGGACGCGGCGATGGCGTGGCTGGATGCGCACAAGGATGGGCCGTTCTTTTTGTACCTGCCGGTGACGGTGCCGCACGGGCACTGGGGGATGCCGACGGACGACCCGGCGTGGTTGGAGTTTGCCGATCGGCCGTGGACGGCGGGTCAGCGGCGTGAGACAGACGCGCGGACCTACGCGGCGATGCTGCTGATGCTTGATCGGCAGTTAGGGGAGTTGATACAGAAGTTGAAAGATGATGGGATCGACGAAAACACGGTCATTTTCCTCTGTGGCGATAACGGCGGGCAGGACTACTTCCACGATGCGGGGCGGTACCCGCGTGGCTTTTTTGCGCCGAACGTGGACCCGCAGACGGGCGTCGAGTTCCGCGGCCAGAAGCGCGACCTGTGGGAGGGCGGGCTGCGTATCCCGATGATGGTGCGCTGGCCCGGGACGATCGAGGCCGGGGCGGTGAGCGATCTGCTTTGGTACTTCCCGGATGTGATGCCGACACTGGCGGACCTGGCGGGGGTGGCGACGCCTGAGAGCAGCGACGGGCTGTCGATCCTCCCCACGCTGTTGGGCGAAGGCGAGCAGCGGAAGCACGAATTTTTGTATTGGGAATACAACGGCCAGGTCGCGGTACGCATGGGCGACTGGAAGGCCATCAAGCCCGGCCGCGCGGCGGCTTGGGAGCTCTATGACTTGGCCGCGGATATCAGCGAGACCACGGACCTGGCGGGGGCCCACCCCGATGTCGTGGCGCGTGCGGCCGAGATCGCGTCGGTTGAACATGAAGCGCCGCGCCAGGGCGAGGTCTACGGCCGAGACGATAGAGATTGA
- a CDS encoding RNA-binding protein, whose amino-acid sequence MKIYVGNMAFSTTQESLEGLFSNYGQVQEVAVITDRDTGRPRGFAFVTIDDDGGKQAIEALNGQEFEGRTLTVNEAKPRENRGGGGGGGGYGGGGGGGGGRW is encoded by the coding sequence ATGAAGATTTACGTTGGCAACATGGCATTCTCGACCACCCAGGAGTCGCTCGAAGGCCTTTTCTCGAACTACGGCCAGGTCCAGGAAGTCGCGGTCATCACCGACCGCGACACCGGCCGACCCCGCGGCTTCGCCTTCGTCACGATTGATGACGACGGCGGCAAGCAGGCCATCGAAGCCCTCAACGGCCAAGAGTTTGAAGGCCGGACCCTCACCGTCAACGAAGCCAAGCCCCGCGAAAACCGTGGTGGCGGCGGTGGCGGCGGTGGTTACGGCGGCGGCGGCGGTGGCGGCGGCGGCCGCTGGTAA
- a CDS encoding nucleoside monophosphate kinase — MNQYIIMGPQGSGKGTQAKLLAEQLDLVHISVGDIFRWNIQVHTKLAARIKRTIDAGGLVPDEIVEDIVRDRLDKHDWNYGFILDGFPRNASQAAFYLESYSIDAVIYIDVPEHVVMKRALARRVCDQCGLDYNLIHHRPAVEGVCGVCGGTLIARDDDTEEALKQRLHDFTTQTKPAVDLFESKQRVLHVDGQRTPEQVHAAIRDGLGLG; from the coding sequence ATGAACCAGTACATCATCATGGGCCCGCAGGGCTCGGGCAAAGGCACACAAGCCAAGCTCCTCGCGGAGCAACTCGATCTCGTCCACATCTCCGTCGGCGATATCTTCCGCTGGAACATCCAGGTCCACACCAAGCTCGCCGCACGCATCAAACGCACCATCGACGCCGGCGGCCTCGTGCCCGACGAGATCGTCGAAGACATCGTCCGTGACCGCCTGGACAAGCACGACTGGAACTACGGCTTCATCCTCGACGGCTTCCCACGCAACGCGTCCCAGGCCGCGTTCTATCTCGAAAGCTACAGCATCGACGCCGTCATCTACATCGACGTGCCCGAACACGTCGTCATGAAACGCGCCCTGGCACGCCGCGTCTGCGACCAGTGCGGGCTCGACTACAACCTCATCCACCACCGACCTGCCGTCGAAGGGGTCTGCGGCGTCTGCGGCGGCACGCTCATCGCCCGCGACGACGACACCGAAGAAGCCCTCAAACAACGCCTCCACGATTTCACAACACAAACCAAGCCCGCCGTCGACCTGTTCGAAAGCAAACAGCGCGTCCTCCACGTCGACGGCCAACGCACCCCCGAACAGGTCCACGCCGCCATCCGCGACGGCCTGGGCCTGGGTTAG
- a CDS encoding PEP-CTERM sorting domain-containing protein (PEP-CTERM proteins occur, often in large numbers, in the proteomes of bacteria that also encode an exosortase, a predicted intramembrane cysteine proteinase. The presence of a PEP-CTERM domain at a protein's C-terminus predicts cleavage within the sorting domain, followed by covalent anchoring to some some component of the (usually Gram-negative) cell surface. Many PEP-CTERM proteins exhibit an unusual sequence composition that includes large numbers of potential glycosylation sites. Expression of one such protein has been shown restore the ability of a bacterium to form floc, a type of biofilm.) has protein sequence MTAMRLNCQRVSVLTAGVLCLVAAGTACAVPGYDQINVVGFGNVETDADYIPHVVYFENGLASYEALLAQAVAARSYAFYRMETGGQINNGTIDQVYFRNNAGLPSSIHFNAAADTEGVVISFADIQVAAFYVAGAIPSGPTARPNPGDPDPTSTEQWVTYPLYDGLEGNNNIGTPLGFQGSPSNPFYRNRGAMSQNGSDFLSDNSMHYLDILRVYYGADIQAEVAVSPGIGTNSAGYGYRTLVDFDNYSDRSGNTFQGHEGTFGWSPNYSGSTTDNIAGSTAVRDSAFSFTGGHAQRIDINYDESEGGDFLLRHVSGAQLAGTSRAATQTANLLMQADGSVGFWLRTLDDGLQVSLAIDEPTTGDRGLRQDVIADGQWHRYFWDLDNNDEWEAWTGGGDGTLTDRFTLDSIQLFGNTDATVWLDEVFWDPTLNALQGDINRDGYVGIDDLDLVLANWGAAPQLTLGQGDLNADGQIDHTDLAQVLAHWSQGTPPAGVIPEPTSLALLLLGTALATSRRRGTIRR, from the coding sequence ATGACCGCGATGCGATTGAACTGTCAGCGTGTTTCTGTCCTGACCGCGGGTGTCCTGTGCCTGGTCGCCGCCGGTACCGCGTGCGCCGTGCCCGGGTACGACCAGATCAACGTGGTCGGCTTCGGCAATGTCGAAACCGACGCCGACTACATCCCCCACGTCGTCTACTTCGAGAACGGGCTGGCCAGCTACGAAGCCCTGCTCGCCCAGGCGGTCGCCGCACGCAGCTACGCCTTCTACCGCATGGAGACCGGCGGGCAGATCAACAACGGCACGATCGACCAGGTCTACTTCCGCAACAACGCCGGGCTCCCCTCGTCGATCCACTTCAACGCCGCCGCCGATACCGAGGGTGTCGTCATCAGCTTCGCCGACATCCAGGTCGCCGCCTTCTACGTCGCCGGCGCGATCCCCTCGGGCCCCACCGCCCGGCCCAACCCCGGCGACCCCGACCCAACCAGCACCGAGCAGTGGGTCACCTACCCGCTCTACGACGGGCTCGAAGGCAACAACAACATCGGCACCCCCCTGGGCTTCCAGGGGTCGCCGAGCAACCCGTTCTACCGCAACCGCGGCGCGATGAGCCAGAACGGCTCGGACTTCCTCTCCGACAATTCAATGCACTACCTCGACATCCTCCGCGTCTACTACGGCGCGGACATCCAGGCCGAGGTCGCCGTGTCCCCCGGCATCGGCACAAACTCCGCCGGCTACGGCTACCGGACGCTCGTCGATTTCGACAACTACTCCGATCGCTCGGGCAACACCTTCCAGGGCCACGAGGGCACCTTCGGCTGGAGCCCCAACTACTCGGGCTCGACCACCGACAACATCGCCGGCTCCACCGCCGTCCGCGACAGCGCGTTCTCTTTCACCGGCGGGCACGCGCAGCGCATCGACATCAACTACGACGAATCCGAAGGCGGCGACTTCCTGCTCCGCCACGTCTCGGGCGCACAGCTCGCCGGCACGTCCCGCGCCGCCACGCAGACCGCCAACCTGCTCATGCAGGCCGACGGCTCGGTCGGGTTCTGGCTGCGCACACTCGACGACGGGCTCCAGGTGTCGCTCGCGATCGACGAGCCCACGACCGGCGACCGCGGGCTTCGCCAGGACGTCATCGCCGACGGCCAGTGGCACCGCTATTTCTGGGACCTCGACAACAACGACGAGTGGGAGGCCTGGACCGGCGGCGGCGACGGCACGCTAACCGACCGCTTCACCCTCGACTCGATCCAGCTCTTCGGCAACACCGACGCGACCGTCTGGCTCGACGAAGTCTTCTGGGACCCGACGCTCAACGCGCTGCAAGGCGACATCAACCGCGACGGCTACGTCGGCATCGACGACCTGGACCTGGTCCTCGCCAACTGGGGCGCGGCCCCGCAGCTCACGCTGGGCCAAGGCGACTTGAACGCCGACGGCCAAATCGACCACACCGACCTCGCGCAGGTCCTCGCCCACTGGAGCCAGGGCACCCCGCCCGCCGGCGTCATCCCCGAGCCCACGTCGCTGGCCTTACTGCTGCTGGGCACCGCACTGGCGACATCCCGGCGTCGCGGAACTATCCGTCGGTGA
- a CDS encoding PEP-CTERM sorting domain-containing protein, with protein MRIGLVGGCLVVLSSSAVGAWAASTNYGDLASWEAAVSAPVTLVDFDGFADGTEAGGMDLGPGGVVQNYQGLASSPRIDNDSPFGGGWLTNRNNLGFDEFVNGIRIDFTTPVFAVSLTDNPNEANRLRLYDANDQIVGEMTNTTAQTFLGIVTDTPVSYMTVVNLPPEDGRFAIDDLRFAVPEPGSLALLGLGGLFLFRRRR; from the coding sequence ATGCGAATTGGATTGGTAGGTGGGTGCTTGGTGGTGTTGTCGAGTTCTGCCGTGGGGGCGTGGGCGGCGTCGACGAACTACGGCGACCTGGCGAGTTGGGAGGCGGCGGTGTCGGCCCCGGTGACGCTGGTCGATTTCGACGGCTTCGCCGACGGCACGGAGGCCGGGGGGATGGACCTCGGGCCGGGCGGGGTGGTGCAGAACTACCAGGGGCTTGCGTCGTCGCCGCGGATTGATAACGACTCGCCTTTCGGCGGCGGCTGGCTGACCAACCGCAACAACCTGGGCTTTGATGAGTTTGTCAACGGTATCCGTATCGACTTCACCACCCCGGTCTTTGCGGTGAGTCTGACGGACAACCCCAACGAGGCCAACCGGCTGCGGCTGTACGACGCGAACGACCAGATCGTTGGCGAGATGACCAACACGACGGCGCAGACATTCCTGGGCATCGTCACCGACACGCCGGTGTCGTACATGACGGTGGTGAACCTTCCGCCCGAGGACGGCCGATTCGCGATCGACGACCTGCGTTTTGCGGTGCCCGAGCCGGGGTCGTTGGCGCTGCTGGGGTTGGGCGGGTTGTTCTTGTTCCGCCGTCGGCGGTGA